The Microbacterium horticulturae region CGCGCCGCCGACGCGGGTACGGATGGTCGTGAGCTGCGCGGCATGATCGACGGCGGGGTGCTTTCGCCGGCTCCCACAGTCACCGCCGCGACAGACGATGACCAGCGCGTTCTCGGAATCCAACGCGGACGCGGCCGCGGCGGGACGTTTGGGTGTCATGATCGGCCTCCGATAGACAGGGCTGGGCGGCAAGTGGTTCTCATGTCCAGGCGCTCTTACGTAGCAGTCGCAGCCCATTGAGGGCGACGATGACGGTAGATCCTTCGTGTCCGGCCACCGCGAGCGGCAACGGTAATGTGGCGATCAGGTCCCATGTCACCAGCACGGTGATGAAGGTCGCGGCGATGATCAGGTTCGCCACCACATACCGGTGCGCTTTGCGAGACAGGTTGATCACCGCCGGCACCGCCGACAGCTCGTCGCGGATGATCACCGCATCTGCAGTATCCAGGGCCAGGTCGGAGCCGTGCCGACCCATCGCGACGCCGATACTGGCCGCAGCCAGAGCGGGGGCGTCGTTGACCCCGTCGCCGACGACCATCACGGTGGCGCCGTCATCCTCGAGTCGTTTCACCGCGTCAGCCTTGTCAGCGGGGAGCAGCCGGGCGTGGACGACACGAATCCCGGTGCGTGCGGCGATGTCTGTGGCGGTGCGGTCGTTGTCCCCGGTGAGCAGGTGCACCGGCGATGCGGTGAGGGCTTCGGTTCGTGCGACCGAGGAGGCTGCGTCCGGGCGGAGTGCGTCATCGAGGGTGAGCGTTCCGACAGGTTCATTATCGACCAGGACGTCCACGATCGTGCCGACCGTGCCCGATTCGTCAACCGTCTGCACGACGCGGACCAGGCGCCCGTCGACGACCCCTTCGACCCCGTGGCCGGGGATCGCCCGAAAGTTCGTAGCAGGGGTGGTGCCCTCCGGGACGGCGCGGACGATGGCCCGCCCGATCGGGTGCTCGCTGTGCTGCTCTACAGCGGCCGCCCACGCCAGCACCGACTGGCGGGTGTGCCCGGGCCGTGCGGTGACGTCTCTCACTACGGGGGCGCCGTGGGTGAGCGTTCCGGTCTTATCGAACGCGACCAGCGAGGTCCGGCCGAGGCGTTCCATCACGGTCGCGGATTTGACCAGCACCCCGTGCCGTCCCGCGTTCGCGATCGACGCGAGCAACGGCGGCATGGTGGAGAGGACCACCGCACACGGAGATGCCACGATCATGAAGGTGATCGCGCGCAGCAGCGCCTCCCGGAAGTCGGTACCGAACATCAACGGGACGAAGAACACCAGCAGGGTCGCCGCGACCACACCGAGGGAATATCGTTGCTCGACCTTCTCGATGAACATCTGCCGTTGGGACTTCGTCTCCGAGGCCTCGGACACCATCGTCACCACCCGGGCGATGACGGACTCGCTGGCGGGGCGGGTGACCCGGACGGTGAGAGCGCCGGTGCCGTTCACGGTTCCGGAGAGCACGTCCTGCCCTTCGCCGCGTCGGACCGGCATCGACTCCCCGGTCATCGCTGCCTGGTCGACTTCGCTGACCCCGTCGACCACGATCCCGTCCGCGCCGATGCGCTCACCGGGGCGCACCAGGATCAGATCCCCGACCTCCAGAGCGGATGTCGGAACCTCCGCCAGGTCCTCACGGTCCCGGCGGCGGGTGAGGCGTGTGGCGTGTTCTGGTGCGAGCGTCAAGAGGCTGCTCACGGAGTCCGCGGTGCGCTGAGTGACGAGAGCTTCAAGGGCGCCGCTGGTGGCGAAGATGACGATCAGAAGCGCGCCATCGAACACCTGTCCGATCGCGGCGGCGGCGATCGCGGCGACGATCATCAACAGATCCACGTCGAGAACCTTGTTCCGAAGCGCCGTCAGACCCGCCCAGGCCGGCTCCCACCCGCCCGCAACGTACCCGACAAGATACAGCGTCCACCACACCGGCTCCGGGGCACCGGCCACCTGCAGCGGCCACGCGACCAGAAACAGCAACAGAGCAAGAGCCGCCCACCGCACCTCGGGCAAACGTGCCCCGGTGACGAAGATCGATGGTGGCTTCGGCAGTGCCCGGCCCCCAGGGCGCAGCCCCGGTTCGGTGAGGATGCTCATACGTCCGCGCTCTGAAGGCGCGGTTCTGCGGAGGCGGTTTCTACCGTGGCCGCCTCCGGGTGGTGGTGGCGGGGGGTGCCGCCCAGGGAGTGCTCGGCCTGGAAGATCGCATCTCGGACCAGCTGCGACGCGTGCTCATTCTCCAGCCGGTAAAACACCCGGGTCCCGTCCTGCCGGGTCGAGACGATACGCGCCAGCCGGAGCTTGGCAAGATGCTGCGACACCGACGGCGGGGCCTTATCCACCATCTCCGCCAGGTCGTTCACGGACAGCTCCCCGGCCTCACGCAACGCCAGAATCAACCGCACGCGCGTCGCATCGGCAAGCATCCCGAAGATCTCAACCGCCAGCTCGACGAAGTCGCTCTCGGGCATCCGACCACAAACCTTACTATCTGCATTCATGCGTAGATAATAACATCTTCGTTGGATCGACGGGGTACCGTCGAAGGATGACCATCAAGACGTACGTTGCGGTATTGCACGATGGACCGACACCCACCGATGCGGGGCAGCCCGTTCTGTGCCCGTTTCAGCCGGACGGCATGCCCAAGCCCGTTATCGATCACGAGGGCGTGATCTATCGCCTGAGCGACACACAGAATGCACCGGGCACATTCGACTACCTGAAGACACCGGCGCAGCCGCGCTGAAGATCCTCGGCCTTCGCGAGGGTCCGTAGTCAGCTGAGTCCCTCAACCGGCTGTGGCCTTATCGCCAGGCAACGCGAGCGGTTGCACGTGGAGAATCCTGTCCGTGAAGACGATGAACGAGCCTCGAGATCGCATGTGAGACCGTTTGGAGCCGATGAGGCGGGCGATGTCCTCAGTGGTTTTTTCGATCGTGCCGTCGGCGTCACCTTCTCCGCTGCGTCCGATGCGCGCCTGGAACCAGGGAGGGGCTTGGACGAGACCCGTCGGGATCTTGTTGCTCGTGCAGGACGCGAGCGGTGAGGTAGAGCTGGTGTGCGGTGATGACCAGAGCGAGCCAGGCAGCGCCGAGCATCCAGGCACCGAGGACGTCGGTTGCCCAGTGGTGTCCGAGGTAGATCCGATCGATGCCTGTGGTGAAGGCGAAGAGTGCGGCGGTGGCGATCGTGACGGTCTTGGCCCGGAAGGTCGTCTGACGCAGGATGAGCAGGTAGGCGATCACCCCTATGACTGTCACCGCGTTCAATGTGTGCCCGCTCGGGAAGGATGCCGAGTGTTCATACGGGGGCACCGCATCGGCGAGAGGAGGCCGGTCGCGTCCGAACAGTTGTTTTCCTACGACCGTCATGAGGAGCGACCCGCCGCCGCTGGCGACGATCAGGATCACTGGCGTCCAGGATCGGCGATGGATCGAGAGAATCGCCATCGCAGCGATGGCGATGATGGGCATGCCAACGGGACCGGCGATATGGGTGTATCCGGTGAGGATCACGTCGAGAAATGGCGATCGGAGGGAAAGAACGAAGTCGAGCAGGGGGCGGTCGAGACCGGCTACCCCATCTGCGTCGGTGATGTTGTCGTACACCTGGGCGGCAGCGACGCTAAGCACGAGAACGAGAATCAGCCCAAACGCCAGGATTAGGATCAATGCACCGTTCGGTCCGAGTCGTTCGCTGACCGTGCGCACACCATGGGCGAGGCGACGCCACACTGAGTTACTCCGCCGTGGAGAGATCCGGCTATCGTGTGCGATCTCACCGGGATCTCCGTGATCAGGCTTTTCGGCTCGAATCATGCCGGGCTCCAATCGATAAGGGCCTTAATCCTGTGATACGTTCTCACGATCGGCCAAGAGCCTGCGGCGAGGCTCCCGCAGACCAACCTCCGACCTCCGGCCGACAACCTTCCCGGATCGGCAATCGTATACCGGGTACGGCGGCTCTCTGGCAACACTGTCCTGCCGCTCCATCACATGACGACTTCACGGAGGTGCCGCGCGATCGCAGACCAGATGCAGCCGGGCGGCGTCAACGACTCGAGGGTCTGCGCCGGCGCAAATGCCGGGCGCAGACCCTCACGGTCGCAGGCGACGCAATCAGTCCGAGGTCTCCGAGTCTGCGGTGTCTTGTGCGAGAACTGTTCCGTCGCCGGCATCGATCTTGACATCGATGACGGTGCCGTCGGCGGTGGTGACCTCGATGCCGTAGACGACGAACCCGTTCTCGTTCTCGAGCTGTGCGGCGGCGGCCGTCCCGGAGACCGCCTTCAGTGCGACCGCAGTGGCCTCCTCTGGCGTGACTTTCGCGAGGCTTTCCAGGGCGGTCGACTGTGCAGCTTCGGCAGCGGAGTCATCCGCCCCTTCTGCGCCTTCCGTCCCTTCCGCAGCTTCTGCGCCTTCGGCGCCCTTGGCGCCGTCGGCTTCCTCGGTGTCGGCTGTGCCGTCGTTTGGAGCGGGGATGGTTCCGACGTAGCCGGGGTCCTGCTCGCTGTTGGTGGTATTTGCCGGGGCGCTTGCCGCGCCGGTAGTGGCGACGGCCACTCCGGTGCCGCCCAGGGCGAGTGCGGTGACGAGTGCGCCGGTGGCGATCGCCCGCTTGGCTGTTGTCTTCATGCTGTTCTCCTTCGCGGTGTCGTTCACCGCCGCAGTGGCGGTTGCGGACTGCCTTTCGTTGAAGATCGAGTGAGTTCTCGACTGTGAATACAGGCTAAGAAGAAGGCGATGAGATGAACGTGAGAGCGCCAGAATTGCCTCCGGACCGTCGCCCGTTGGCTCTGTCGGTGGACCATCCGTTCGCGGTCAGCGCGTGGCGGTCGGTATTTTGAAGGTGACCGTGCTCCCGCGCCCGGGCCAGGATTCGAGAGCGATGGAGCCGTCATGGGCCTGCATGATCTGCTTTGTCAACGCCAACCCCAATCCGTGCCCCGGGGTGGTTCGTGATGTTTCGGCACGCCAGAACCGGTCGAAAGCATGGACGAGTTCTGCGGGAGTCATTCCGATACCGTCGTCGTCAATCCGGATCACGGCTGCACCCCCGTCGCCGCGGGTGGTACTGAGGGTGACAGCGCCGCCCGGGCCGCTGAACTTCACTGCGTTGTCGAGGACGTTCCCGATCGCGCGCGAGAGGAGTTCGGCTGATCCACGCACCGGTAGCGGGGGCCCAGTGTCGACGGCGATGTGAACATCGTCGCGGCGGCCCGCAGCAGCGACGACCAGCTCCGGAAGGATCTCATTCAGATCGATCAGGGTGAAGCTGTCGGAGAGTTCCGCCTTGCTCGTGCGGGACAGTTTCAGCAGGTCCTCGGTAAGCCGGATGAGCCCACCCGTGGCCGTAAGTGCGACAGTGATCGCTTCCTGATACTCGGCGGGTGAACGGGAGCGACTCAGAGCCAGTTCGAGTTCCCCCTGGATGACGCTGAGCGGGGTGCGCATCTCGTGGGAAGCACCATCGACGAACTGCTGTTGTCGTTCGAAGCTGACCCGGATCGGTTTCAGCGCCGAACGTGCCATCAGCCAGCTGAACAGCGGGATGACGACGAGGAGGCAGGCATAGAACACGATCAGCGCAGTGCGCAGCAACGCGAATCCTTGCTCCGCGGCATTAACTGCGCCTTCGCCATCGCTCTCGGCGGCGTCGAAGTCGAACGTTCCGGTGACGAACGTGTACACGCCGATCGCGAAGATCGCGAAGATCGCCAGCTGGATGACCGTGTACGCGACGGTGAGGCGGATCGTCGCACGGCGGAAGATCATTCGTCTGCCGCGATCAGATAACCGGCGCCCCGGCGAGTCTGGATGATGTCGGATTCACCGGGCGTGGACAGCTTTTGGCGAAGGTAGCGGATGTACGTTTGCACGACGTTGCTGAACCCCTCGTAGTTGCTGTCCCAGGCATGGTCGATCAGTTCGGTGGAACTGATGATCGTACCTGCGTTGCGCATCAGGTACTCCAGGACCGCATACTCCTTGGGGGTGAGGTCGATGGTACGCCCATCGCGGATCGCCGTCTGTGTGGAGGGAATCAGGGTGACGCCCTGGGCGGTGAGCACCGGCGGCTGTGCGCGCGGCGCGCGGCGCAGCAGCGCCCGGGTACGGGCCAACAACTCGACCAGGTGGAACGGTTTGACGATGTAATCATCGGCGCCCGCGTCCAGCCCCGCGACCTTGGAGCGCATCGAGTCCAGCGCGGTCAGCATCAGCACCGGCGTGTCGTGGTTGATCTCGCGGATGCGCCGACAGACGCCCATGCCGCCGTCCGGCAGTCCGGGGAGCATCAGATCCAGGACGACCAGGTCGTACGTGTCGATCTCGAATGCTTCGATCCCGCCCGGAGCGGTTCCGGCGATGGTGACGGCATACCCGGTCTCAGCGAGGGCGCGGCGGATGACGTCGCCGAGCGCGACGTCATCCTCGACGACGAGAATCCTCACCGGGCACCCGCCTGCCGCAGGCCGGGGCGTCGGTCAGTCGGGCTGTTCACCGGTACCGGCCCCTTTCGATGCGTTCGCGGTAGCGACCTGAACGCCGTCGGCGCTGGCCTGGATGACGAAATCGACCTGGTTGGTGGACGTGCGGTACAGGCTGAAGGTGTTCTCGGGGAAGTGCCCGGGCTCGGTGCCGTTGTCGAAGTACACGGTCGTCTCGTCCTGGGCAGGAATTGTCACGTCATCAAGTGCCATGTAGTACCCCTCAGACTGTTGGGTGGTGACATCGGTCATCTGATAGTAGATCTCGACGTTGGTCAAGGGTGTGCTGGTGCTGTTGGTCAACGTGATCTGCAGCCGGTCATCCATCGCCTTCCCGGTGGCCGGGTCGACGAGGTCCTCCACGGCCGCCGAGGCGATACTCAGACCTGGTGCCGTGCTGGTGTTGCTGATCGGGTTGGACGCGACCGGCAGCACGGAGTTGGAGCCCGGTGTCGCGCTGGCAGAGGCACCGGGGGTCGCCAGGGCGGTGCCGGTGGCAGCTTGGCAGCCGGTGAGGACGCCGGCGGTCAGGACCATTGCGGCGACGAAAGGGATCAGGTTTTTGGTGTTCATGATTGTTTCCTTTGCAGAGCGCGCCGGGTGGTGACGGCGCTGGCGATAGTGATGGAGGCGACGGTCGCGGCGGTGAGCGTGAGGATGTAGGGCAGCATCGCCATCCACACCACGGGCAGTGGTTGTTGGTTGTACTGGCCCTTGATCCCCAGAAACGCGAACGCGATCCGTTCGAAGTGCTTGGTAACCGAGGACACTTCCAGTCCGTTGCGGATGCTGTCGAAGCGTGCGAACTGGGCGAGCACGGCCAGCTCATCCGGTTTCTGAATCTGCAACGCGGCGAACAGCCCGCCCGGGACCTGATTGTCCGGGTCCATCGTGTCGCCGATCTGGGGTATGAGCAGCACGAAGGTCAGCCAGACCAGCAGGCTGATGATCAGTCCGGCGCTGAGCTGCCTAGTGAGCACAGTGACAGCGATCGCGATGGCCGACCAGAACACCAGGTACAACCAGGCGAAGCCGCAACTGACTGCGAGCCGGGCCAGGTCGGTTCCGGTCAGGGTTCCCCCGCCGATGGTGGTGACCGCGATGGCGGAGACGATCGCCAGGCCCAGCACGACCAGTCCCCATATCGTCGCAAGGGCTGCGATCTTGCCGCCGGCCAGCGCGAAGCGCTGCACGGGGCGGCTGAGCAGCAGCGGCAACGTCCCGCGATGCTTCTCTTTCGCAATGGTGGCGTAACCCAACACGATCGCGAACAGCGCCCCGAGGATCTCGAGGTACTCCATCCCACCTCGCAGTAGTTGCAGGGGGAACAGCTGCGGGGCGGCGGGCGTCACACCGGAGCCGCTGGCAGTGACGTCTGCGACGTACAGGGTGTAGGCGTCCAGCTGCGCCCGGAAGTCGGCGGCGCCCACCGCGACCGAGATCACGGTGACGACGGCGAGGAAGCCGATCAGGATGAGGAAAAGGCGGTCGCGGCGCAGTTCCAGGATCTCTTTGCGGGCCACCGTGGCGATGTCAGTCATGAAGGGCACTCCGGATCTTTCGTCGAGGGATCACGGTGATCGCGATCAGGCCCGCGAGCAGGAATATCGCCAGGACGAGGACACCGGCCCCGGCGCTGCCGACCACCAGGTCGTTCTGGAGCAGCACGCTCGCGGTCGTCTTGAACTGTTCAGTGATCGCGAGCGGGCCGGTCAACGCGGACAGGACCGAGAACGAGTCCCCCGCGACGGGAACAGCCGGCACGGGGTTCAGCAGTGCCACAGGCCGGGCGGCGGAGCCCAACTGGGGCAGCACGAATGTGATTCCGCTCCACACCACGAACGGCACAAGGAAGGCGGTGCTCTCGCGGCGGGCGAACAGGCCGGAGATCATCCCGATGATCGCGAAGACCATCAGCAGCAACCACGACGTGCCCGCGAAGCCCACCAGCCGGGCGGTGAGGTCCCCGCCGAGGGGGGTTCCGGTGATGATCGCGATCGAGACCCAGCTGATCAGGGTGCTCACCAGTGACACCGTGGCAAGGACCAGCCCGATCCCGGCCAGCTGCCCGAGCAGACGCGCCTGGATGGCGAGAGGGCGGGTGAGCACCAGGATGGAGGTGCCCTGCTTGCGGTCGCGGAGCGTGGCCTGCGCGCCGAGGACGATCGCCATGAGGCACCCGATCAAGACAACGTAGATCGCCGAGTTACGTGCGTAGTACAGCGGGGCCACGTCAGTGAACGGGTTGGGCGCGGCGGTCAGACCCGCCGCGAGGATGCCCTCATACACGGAGGTGACGGTACGCGTGGTGATCCATCCGATAATCGCAGACACGGACACCATGCCGACGAACACCATCAGTAGCAATAGTGCGATGCGTGCGCGGGTGATGCTGAGCACCTCATGCCGGGCGCTCGTCCAGAAGCCATTCACGGTGTCCCGGCCCGCTCCAGCTGGAAGAAGATCTCCTCCAACGACTGCTCTTCGGGATACGCCGCCAGAGTGCTCGCGACCGTGTCATGGTGCACCAGGCGTCCTTGATTGAGGATGCCGATGCTGGTGCACGTGCGGGTGACCTCTGAGAGCAGATGCGTGTTCATGAACACTGTCAGCCCGAGTTCCTTGTTCAGTCGCACGATCGTCTCGCGCAGGGTTCGGACGCCCTCCGGGTCCAGGCCAGACGTCGGCTCGTCCAGAAAGAGAACGGCCGGGGCGTGCAGGATCGCCTGTGCGATCCCTACCCGCTGACGCATACCCTTGCTGAACGTGCCCAGCCGTTGGCTGTCGTGCCCCGTGAAGTCCAGGAACCGCAGAACATCCGCGATCCGTGCATCCGGGCGGCGCAACCCCGACAGTCGACCGAAGAACTGCAGATTCTCCACCAGCGTCAGATTGTCGTAGAACTGCACGTTCTCCGGCAGATAGCCGATCAGACTGCGCACCGCCGCAGCATCCGCGATGATGCTCTTCCCTCCGACCACCGCGTCTCCCGACGTCGGCGGAAGCAGGGTGGTCAGCATGTTGACCGTCGTCGTCTTGCCCGCCCCGTTGTGGCCGAGCAGGCCGAAGATCTCGCCCGCCGGGATCTCGACACTCACATCGGTGACCGCGGGTGTGGCCCCGAACCTGCGGCTGAGCCGCGTCAGGACGATCGCTGAATCTCTCATGACAGTGACGTTAGAACCCCGATCATGAGACCAGAATGAGAGACGATCGGCGAGCAGATGTCAGCTGCTTCGTCCACGAGCCGTCTCCGACCGCGACGTGCCGATGGGTGCGATGTCCGCAGCATGGTGGTGCTCTGCATTCGTCGCGGCGGGGCGGCGGATGAGTAGCTGCCTCCTTGGATCGAATATGGGCTGATCTGATCATCGGCGTTGGCCTGCTCGACAGGGACCTCCATCGAAGAGAATGCCCGAGATCCGTCCGCATACAGACGGACCGTCACCCGTCCGGGCGGGGTATCGGATGCGGCGCGACCAAACGCCTCTGTCTCTCAACAGTTGCAGCCTCTTGTGCGTTCATTTCGGCCTTCTGGTGACGCCCGCCCACGAGGCCGAACGACATGACTACGAGCCTCAGCCCGCGACGGCCGACGGCGTACAGTGAACCGAAATTTGGAGGAGAGCCTATGGACCCCTTGTCATTGCTCGCCCTGACCGCCGTCACCATTGGGGTGTTGGCTTACGCCGTCTACGGTGCCGTCCGCAAGGGTGTGCGCGATGGTCTAAAGGACGATCGTGAGAGACTCCGTGCGGAAGAGCACGCCGATCAGAACGGCGAGATGAAGTAGTCCTCACGCCAGTCCTCACCGGTTGGCGAACAGAATGCGAGTTGTTAGGGTCTTGCGAAGAGGTCAGGGAGGACCTCACGAATAAGGGGGGCGAGGTAGCGGACGTTGTCGCTGCTGTAGCCGTTTTCACCGTGGTCGCAGGCCGTTGCGGGTTCAATGGCGTCGGCCATCACGTCCTCCGGGTTCGTCATGGTCATCGGTCGAGGATGGTCCGGGTCGTGGTCTCCGGCCTGAGGTCGAGGCGTCGCAGCAGCTGGGCGTTGAGGGCGACGACGATCGTGGACAGCGACATTAGGATCGCGCCGACCGACATCGGCAGGATGAACCCGATGGGTGCGAGGACGCCGGCGGCGAGGGGGACGGAGATGAGGTTGTAGGCCGCGGCCCACCAGAGGTTCTGCTTCATCTTCCGATACGCCGCACGGGACAGCTCGATCACGGAGAGCACAGAGCGGGGGTCGTCGCTGGCGAGGATGACCCCAGCCGAGGCGATCGCCACATCCGTGCCCGCTCCGATGGCGAGCCCGACGTCGGCCTGCGCGAGGGCGGGGGCGTCATTGACGCCGTCGCCGACCATCGCGACCTTCCGGCCCTCTTTCTGCAGCTCTTGGACCTTCGCGGCCTTGTCTTCGGGGCGCACGCCGGCGAAGACCCGGTCGATGCCGAGATCCTGCGCGACGGCATGTGCGACGGCCTCGGCGTCTCCGGTGATCATGACCACCTGCACGCCCAAGACGTGCAGCGCGTCGACCGCTTCGCGCGACTCCGAACGCACCTCGTCGGCGAGCTTCAGCGCACCGATGACGTCCCCATCCTGAACGACATGGAGGATGATCGCGCCATCGGCACGCCACTGGTCTACGACGGGAAGCTCATCTGCGTTCTCTTCGGTGAGGAGGTGCGGTCCACCCACCCGGACGGTGGTGCCGTCCACGGTTGCGGTGACGCCAAC contains the following coding sequences:
- a CDS encoding heavy metal translocating P-type ATPase translates to MSILTEPGLRPGGRALPKPPSIFVTGARLPEVRWAALALLLFLVAWPLQVAGAPEPVWWTLYLVGYVAGGWEPAWAGLTALRNKVLDVDLLMIVAAIAAAAIGQVFDGALLIVIFATSGALEALVTQRTADSVSSLLTLAPEHATRLTRRRDREDLAEVPTSALEVGDLILVRPGERIGADGIVVDGVSEVDQAAMTGESMPVRRGEGQDVLSGTVNGTGALTVRVTRPASESVIARVVTMVSEASETKSQRQMFIEKVEQRYSLGVVAATLLVFFVPLMFGTDFREALLRAITFMIVASPCAVVLSTMPPLLASIANAGRHGVLVKSATVMERLGRTSLVAFDKTGTLTHGAPVVRDVTARPGHTRQSVLAWAAAVEQHSEHPIGRAIVRAVPEGTTPATNFRAIPGHGVEGVVDGRLVRVVQTVDESGTVGTIVDVLVDNEPVGTLTLDDALRPDAASSVARTEALTASPVHLLTGDNDRTATDIAARTGIRVVHARLLPADKADAVKRLEDDGATVMVVGDGVNDAPALAAASIGVAMGRHGSDLALDTADAVIIRDELSAVPAVINLSRKAHRYVVANLIIAATFITVLVTWDLIATLPLPLAVAGHEGSTVIVALNGLRLLRKSAWT
- a CDS encoding ArsR/SmtB family transcription factor, with amino-acid sequence MNADSKVCGRMPESDFVELAVEIFGMLADATRVRLILALREAGELSVNDLAEMVDKAPPSVSQHLAKLRLARIVSTRQDGTRVFYRLENEHASQLVRDAIFQAEHSLGGTPRHHHPEAATVETASAEPRLQSADV
- a CDS encoding phosphatase PAP2 family protein, translated to MRTVSERLGPNGALILILAFGLILVLVLSVAAAQVYDNITDADGVAGLDRPLLDFVLSLRSPFLDVILTGYTHIAGPVGMPIIAIAAMAILSIHRRSWTPVILIVASGGGSLLMTVVGKQLFGRDRPPLADAVPPYEHSASFPSGHTLNAVTVIGVIAYLLILRQTTFRAKTVTIATAALFAFTTGIDRIYLGHHWATDVLGAWMLGAAWLALVITAHQLYLTARVLHEQQDPDGSRPSPSLVPGAHRTQRRR
- a CDS encoding PepSY domain-containing protein, with product MNDTAKENSMKTTAKRAIATGALVTALALGGTGVAVATTGAASAPANTTNSEQDPGYVGTIPAPNDGTADTEEADGAKGAEGAEAAEGTEGAEGADDSAAEAAQSTALESLAKVTPEEATAVALKAVSGTAAAAQLENENGFVVYGIEVTTADGTVIDVKIDAGDGTVLAQDTADSETSD
- a CDS encoding sensor histidine kinase, whose product is MIFRRATIRLTVAYTVIQLAIFAIFAIGVYTFVTGTFDFDAAESDGEGAVNAAEQGFALLRTALIVFYACLLVVIPLFSWLMARSALKPIRVSFERQQQFVDGASHEMRTPLSVIQGELELALSRSRSPAEYQEAITVALTATGGLIRLTEDLLKLSRTSKAELSDSFTLIDLNEILPELVVAAAGRRDDVHIAVDTGPPLPVRGSAELLSRAIGNVLDNAVKFSGPGGAVTLSTTRGDGGAAVIRIDDDGIGMTPAELVHAFDRFWRAETSRTTPGHGLGLALTKQIMQAHDGSIALESWPGRGSTVTFKIPTATR
- a CDS encoding response regulator transcription factor, which gives rise to MRILVVEDDVALGDVIRRALAETGYAVTIAGTAPGGIEAFEIDTYDLVVLDLMLPGLPDGGMGVCRRIREINHDTPVLMLTALDSMRSKVAGLDAGADDYIVKPFHLVELLARTRALLRRAPRAQPPVLTAQGVTLIPSTQTAIRDGRTIDLTPKEYAVLEYLMRNAGTIISSTELIDHAWDSNYEGFSNVVQTYIRYLRQKLSTPGESDIIQTRRGAGYLIAADE
- a CDS encoding ABC transporter permease, with protein sequence MTDIATVARKEILELRRDRLFLILIGFLAVVTVISVAVGAADFRAQLDAYTLYVADVTASGSGVTPAAPQLFPLQLLRGGMEYLEILGALFAIVLGYATIAKEKHRGTLPLLLSRPVQRFALAGGKIAALATIWGLVVLGLAIVSAIAVTTIGGGTLTGTDLARLAVSCGFAWLYLVFWSAIAIAVTVLTRQLSAGLIISLLVWLTFVLLIPQIGDTMDPDNQVPGGLFAALQIQKPDELAVLAQFARFDSIRNGLEVSSVTKHFERIAFAFLGIKGQYNQQPLPVVWMAMLPYILTLTAATVASITIASAVTTRRALQRKQS
- a CDS encoding ABC transporter permease, translated to MNGFWTSARHEVLSITRARIALLLLMVFVGMVSVSAIIGWITTRTVTSVYEGILAAGLTAAPNPFTDVAPLYYARNSAIYVVLIGCLMAIVLGAQATLRDRKQGTSILVLTRPLAIQARLLGQLAGIGLVLATVSLVSTLISWVSIAIITGTPLGGDLTARLVGFAGTSWLLLMVFAIIGMISGLFARRESTAFLVPFVVWSGITFVLPQLGSAARPVALLNPVPAVPVAGDSFSVLSALTGPLAITEQFKTTASVLLQNDLVVGSAGAGVLVLAIFLLAGLIAITVIPRRKIRSALHD
- a CDS encoding ABC transporter ATP-binding protein; the encoded protein is MRDSAIVLTRLSRRFGATPAVTDVSVEIPAGEIFGLLGHNGAGKTTTVNMLTTLLPPTSGDAVVGGKSIIADAAAVRSLIGYLPENVQFYDNLTLVENLQFFGRLSGLRRPDARIADVLRFLDFTGHDSQRLGTFSKGMRQRVGIAQAILHAPAVLFLDEPTSGLDPEGVRTLRETIVRLNKELGLTVFMNTHLLSEVTRTCTSIGILNQGRLVHHDTVASTLAAYPEEQSLEEIFFQLERAGTP